DNA from Quercus lobata isolate SW786 chromosome 1, ValleyOak3.0 Primary Assembly, whole genome shotgun sequence:
CAACAATGTCCAATGGTCTTTCCATCCAATAATATTATGCCATTTGTCTTTACCAATTGAGTcggattattatttttttttttaaatgtgtccACACCATTATGTATAACTTTTGTATGCAATATCACTCATATGAGAGTGTATCCCACACTTGTAGGGGTCTAAACCCATATGAAATGATGTTACATCAGTACATATAATATGTTACACAAAATGATAAATCTCACACCACCACCCTTGTTGCCACTACTATTACTACCAATCTACCATCACCCGTTGTCATCAATATTATTGCCTCCATTCATAGTTGTTAGTATCTAAACCCATATGAAATGATGTTACATGAGTACATGTAATATGTTACACAAAATGATAAATCTCACACCACCACCCTTGTTGCCACTACTGTTACTACCAATCTACCATCACCCACTGTCATCAATATTACTACCTCCATtcatagttgtcagtatcgtacgatacgcGATACGTATCGTATTGTGTGTAAAAAGTTCTATATTGTATCGGTGTATTGTAAGTGCTCATAAATCGTACGATACACGTTGTCattattgttaaaatttgtacgtttatttgaatctaacaagttgttagatttttttttaacacaaaattattaggttacttaatttggccaaataaaataatatattcataagttttttttcctctttctttctcttataaAATTTGGACTATACAGTACACACTTACACTTCactttaatattaatttattttctatactatgaataagatattaattgacaatataattattttttattcttgtcattatttttataagtccaagaaactaTAATGccaataagaaatatatatatatatatattaattattaaaataaaaagaacaagaagggaaatgttaatgacaatgaagaaaattttaatgaagaaataagtttgCAAAATGATAAACATGATGATAGCATTGACTTAGATGGGGTTTATTAGGCAATATGATGagtataaattattatttttgagtcaTTTGTAATAgattatcacttttgaatttaagcaatttgaatgtgtatgttataaacacatactagtttgatttatttaattagcttgttaaatattattacataagtgatgaataaattagtgattagttaaatatatttaaaatttataatgaatataccatttctatatgtatatctataattttttataaattttattaagtgtttgtgtatctcATGATATACGATACGATACGATTCacgatatgaaaaaaaataaaaaatcgattCACGTTTTATCAACTATGCCTCCATTGACCAACATTGATACTAGTGTAGGGTATAATGCATGATAGTTTACTTTTAATGAATCtatgaacaagaacaacaaacaaaataaagcctATTAAATGCATAATAATGactaataattaatatactCACTGATCAAATGAATGCAaagttaatacaaaatttattaaggCTAGTGTTTGACACTATCTTCTTAAAACATATTTCACCTCTCACACTATCTCCTTAGTGATGTTTTGAGACTTAAACATTTGCATCCTAGAATACAATGATCAACCACACACAAAAGAAGCACAAACAATCTCTCTACACATCAATCAAAATTGTGTGTCTCTCTTTGAATGACTTCATGAATTAATGcaaaaatatgacaaaataaaaCGAGTGACTCTCAATTTATAAACACACTTGCACTAATTcataaataattcataaaaggTGCAACAATGAACAACCATAATATTCTATTGCGTTATACTCGCAGTAAActtttaataaaacttaataGTTGTGGTTAGATTTGAACACTGGAAACATCAAAAGATACCATTTGAGCTGCAAGGATCTCAGATGCTTCTTGAAActtaaaattactaattttcttCTTACACTAATTATATGAAATTGGGTTGGGCCACAAGTTTTGATTTGCTATTAAAAATACAAGGCCTAGAGGCCATTTTAAAGGGAGTCTGCTGATCCggacttttataaaaaagttgatAAGGTGAAGAAAAGAATGCTCATATCCAACAAAACTAAAGTTTTTTGGACACAGACCAAGTAATGGTTTAACTTGAATTTAATAAACCCAAACCTAATAAATTTTATAGGAGAGGTCCAATTCCTTATAAAAATACAGTTCAATACATTTAcaacaacaactaaaaaaataaaaaacttttacaacaaaaaactcttctaaagaaaaataaatttatttttcgtggTCCAAATAACAATCATCCCAAATTAACTTCATGCATCACATAATAAAATTCTTGCTCGCATTTGgtttaaatattattatcatGTCATTTTTTATTGATTCATAAATCATTATATGGCCTACTTAACTTTTTAGGCCACAATGCCACAAAAATAAAGATTTCTACTTGTTTGAGTTGTTgtagtaaatttatataataactagtattatgcccgtgcgatgcacggcttaataaaaaatattttgataatataattaaatttaataataaataaaatgaaaaaagaattaattcaaaatttaagattaaaaaataaattgtacttgtacacttaaaagaaatttaatttttatttcttattttgatatttaaatcatttgttttagtgttgattTTCATTCAAATGGTTATAAGTTATATTAATCTTAAACCAGCATATGTATCCACATGTAacattctaaattaataataaataaaaatataatactctaACTTAACGTAACATTCTAActaaccaataaataaatataacaccctaacttaaagaatgtttgtaattgtattgtgttttagcctttaagaacacatatattatttttttatcattaaaaaaaacatagatattaatattacacatgaaaaaataatgaattcaataattgaaaaaatatccaaaattttgaacttaaaaaataaaaaacggaGTTAAGTAAAGATAAACTTACATAGAAATTTGAACATATGGATTCTCTCGTATCCAATTTCATGGTTGACagcaaattttgcttttaattaaagaatatagattacatggaacaaagcaccaaacaaaaccataacaaattaaatccattataaaatattgatgtcaacaacaaataatcatgtaataagaaattaaaaaatacaaatacattGCTTGCTATGTTGACTTCTAAAAAGAACACTAAAAGGTGTGATCAAACATAGAATTTCAGCTTATCTATAAAACTTGTtggtaaaaatcatattatatataatataaaggcaacaaatacacaaaatctattcaatttgatgaaagaaaaaaaaaaattacctgcaaggttgtaggtagggtagagagaagaaatgaagaatatagcaaataattgtaaagtacgtagtagaaataatgaaacaccaaaaaactgtATGTATATATAGTGGGAATTTTAGATTGTGAATAAGactatatgaacaaaaagaagtaGTTTAGGTGAaactcaaatacttttttttttaacttaattattaggaaaaagatgacataagatgcaaatttatccaccaaaaaaaaaaaaaaaaaacgtaggaaaaaaaaatgcaagttctatctttttttttttcttttcttttacgtTTTTTTAAGAAACGTATGCAAATTTGTATGTATGATTTCAATATACAACGGAAGCTCACAATGGAAGCTCTTTTTCCAATTGTGGAAGTTTCAATTTCTAAGTGGATGTATTAGACCTCTTTCATGCAAATTTGTATATATGCTTTCAATATACTACGGAAGCTCTTTTTCCAATAGTGGGAGTTTCAATTTCTAAGTGGATGTACCTCTTTTTTTTAGCATagttttatctctcttttttatttaaattctatccttagataattctattctattgattttagggtttgttgataacattttagatagacacaactgttatagttgtaaattaaatactactttctttcattacttaatttatcatatttatccaaaaaatatgtatatatctattcttaaaatctaaaaatttattaaaatttctgcaatttggtgaagccaaaTGGTACAACTACGACGTCTaagcccaatttttattatatataatatgattttgtgttcattaaatattCAATCgcatatcaattttttcttacCAATAATTACCCTCAACACTTGTAGGTGTTTCATGTCTTCCAGCAACGTAACTTTAACTTTCGAACTTGTCCGTAGTGAAACGTGAACCATTTCACCCTCATAGAGCTAaataatatccaaaaaaaaatccctaaaaaatattaaattaagtGACGGCTTCTAAGTTTTCCAAAACAATTAATTTCCAAATAAAATCCAAATCCTCTTTCACTAAACCTTGAAGGTGTCATGTGACGATGCCAGGTTTTTGATTTTAAGTGGTGGAAACATGTTTTAAAAACACTACTAAAAAAATGCCacaattttctatatatatatatatatatataatttttagaaaagtGTTTCAACATGTTAAAGTTAAGTTTTATGATTTAGAATGTTTATATtttaggacaaaacttaggtgcAGTATTTAGGTGTTATTTCTTAGGTTCTTCTTTTAAAACTCAGTTATGTGGCCGTACTTAACTAAAAGTACATTTCCATTCcataagataaaaattatatggctgaattttaaaaggaagagaggaatTTAAGGAACAATACTTAAATAGTGTACTTCAATTTTAtcctatattttatattaaaaaaaaaaactacaaggTATGCCAAATGGcttaaaaatttaagaaaaactagAGACTAAAATATTGAGTTTTGATTTCATCTCTCCAActcatatatttttacatattagataaaattgagttaaagtacaaattcaaaatcttcACTTGAGAAGATTGACCTGTCAAAATCATTATGGAGTGGACAGCCAATACAAGGAAGGCCAGTTTATAACCTCCAACTGATTAGTAATAATACTATAGCTGCACTTAATTAACAAAGATTGTTCACTGTCACGGTTAGCTAAGCTAAGCTTTTGCGTTAGAAAAATTTCATTCCAGTACTTTACTGAAAGTTATAGCTGcacaacaaaatgaaaaatccaTTGAGCTAAGACTGTGCTCTAGCTTATTTTTTGATGCATAAAAAATAGGGGAGAGAAAAGTGGagataaaattgattttatggATATTTAGTCGGAGAGAATGGAGGATGTAAAATTGGTGAGGCCAGATGCTTTTCCCTTAGCCCACCAAAATTCTCACTCCCTAATTTGGGAAGAAAATATAGGGGAGATGAATAATACTCCTTTTAGTCTCTTACGTGAAcctatttgttgttttttaactcttttttttttatttaatttttttatcttttttttttttttttttttttttttttgctttgctttgctttccTAGGCGTGGACTCTTTCACTGTTTTTTGGGGTGAGGTTTtgttcttctcatttttttttgggatttaaaaaaaattaatgggaatgattttttttttttaataataaatttaggtcattgcctttctttttttttaatcgggtattattttttaacacggacatataagtaaatttatacactcgttttttttttctctctccactttttcatcCCCAACCAAACATGAatgagagaaatcaaaatttcttttatcCTTCTACTTTTCTATTCCTTCAACCAAATGGACTTAGAACTGAACAGTTTCACCATACATTTCCCAAATCCTTGTCCATCTCTTTTAAATAAACATTCTTCATCactatttttacatttatataaGGAAAAATCTTGTTACACACTTGTTATTGCACACTCCATATAcacttattttgaaattatgttttcaaaatacaatATTAACTCACATGATTGTGTATGTATGATAAGTGTATCATTACACttcatataaattattaatgatgCAATGAAAATCGATTcacttatttcaaaataaatggatAAGACCtatataaattacaaattattaatgatgATGGGATAagaatcaatttcaaaataatcctgtatcaaaaaaatcaatttcaaaatataaataaatggatAGTGGTGAAAGAATAAAACCCAGGATATAGTAAGTGTATGGtgcaacaaatcacaggtgtaTTTAGGACAAGATGATACCATTTAtagtaacataaaaaaaaaaaaaaaaaaaaaaaaaatgatgatttaGAGCATCTTTAGCTTGGGTaccaccaaacaaaaaagtccACAGCTAAATTAACGGGGTGGTGCGGTTGGTGTAAATATCTAAGTAATAATTAAAGCAACTCTAGCTAAAAACCAAACCTTTCAAAATCCAAAGATTCCTCCAATGTAAGAATTAGGGGATGATAAATTGTGTTATTGACAACAATACATGGGAAGCATTTAAACAACAAATTGGAAATTATATCTCTAATGAAAAGGGCCTACAGGCCTCGTCAACATATTTACAACCACAAATTTCACAAGAACAACTTGACCAAATTCTGTCTAACACTaaaactttcttctttctcctgCATCTACCTCCGACCAAACAAATCCTAAAGATGGCTATTTCAAAGCCATTTAAGACCCCTCTTCGTGCTGATCTACCTATCCCAAGGTCTCATgaggaaataaaattaaaaaatgacaatGATTGCAtaaacccaagaaaaaaaatactttttttttccctgtttcACGAGCATCGGTTGTTTTCTAATGATTGTTGGTTCATCTACCCTCATTGGGTTGCTGTAATGACCCATCCCTCATCAACTTCAAGCTGAGGCTGTTGAATCTTTCCCTTGAATACTGCCTAGATGCTTTTCTCCAATCTGTACCAGCCTTCATCATTGCAGCAAACTCCTCATAGCTTATGCGCCCATCCTGCAAGATTAAACGAGAAATTCACAAGGTTTAAATATACGGCTAAATAAGATTTTATCTAAGAAGTGTTAAGTTATAATGATAATTAATGGCCTGGTGGTGCACAAAATCTTTGGCCAATAACTGCACAAGAGGAATACTATCTGCAACACTGCCCAATTGTCTATTGCACAGGAGGACATGGAATAAAAGTGAAGTAAAATATGATACTATCAAAATAGCTGAAGGGGATGGGCAATTCTAGAGTGTTAAGAAATTGGTGATTTTATGCACAGCTAAATGGAGATTTCTTGAGAAATTTTACATGAATAGGTCATGCTTCACATAAAGGAACATGCagggaaacaaaaaataaaaaaacacaaaacaaaaaacaaaaaacaaatgagCAGTTCAAGTAAAACTCAAACATAACAATTCCAGAAAATCAATATGTAGCATCAACAGGTGGTAAGGCATGGAATGTCCTAACACGATACGGTCATTCACAAAAGTAACATGACTGATACCAGCAAATAGCAAtacatttgtaattttgaagCCTTAGAATAGccacaagaaagaaaaggcgATTTAAGCTAGTGGAAGCATATgatgatttttagtaaatcatacAGTAAGTTTATTCCTGTGAATTTTTTCTCGAGTAAAAATGCCATATTTACTGAACACGATTTTTTAAGTCTATATTTAGACTTCAATACTAACCTTGTCTGTGTCCACATCATGCATAATGGCATTTATAACTTCCTCACTGTTGGTGTCTGACTCATCATTTAAAGCATCCCGCAGCTCTTCAATCTCTATGTAATCACTCTGGTTTTTATCAAAGAATGCAAAAGCTCTGTGTATATGCTCATCATTGCCCATCTTTTTAAGGTGAACTGAAACCGCAACAAACTCCCCATAATTTAGAGCTCCATCACCGTCAACATCAGCCTGTAGGAAACAAGTTTCAATTATTCACTTAAAacatactttttatttattttatttataaataattcaCTAAAACATACTTTCATCATATTTAGGAGACAGATCATgttaatctctttttttttttttttaattcccttTTTGGGAAGGGGTTGCAGGAGTAGAGAAGAAAGTAGATAACCCTACACAGCCTCTAAAAAAATATCCCTACAAACTAGGTGCTCAATATTTCCAGATTCTCACATTATTATTTGGAGCTAAATTGTCAGTGAATATACACTTCAAATGTGGGAAAGGACAGGTGCAGGGATGATGGAGGATAAGTACTTGATAAGAAACAAAATATGATGCTTACAGCGTTCATTAGGATTTGCAGATCTGCTTCAGGAATATGTTGGCCAACCTTGTGCAACCCAGCCCGAAGCTCCTCAATGTTTATTTTGCCTCTTTTGCCGGTGTCCATCATATCAAAGGCATCCTTTATGCCAGCCACTTCCTCCACTGACAAATGCTCAGCAATCACCTATtgataaaaactcaaaagttcAAACATCAAATAATGAAGTCATAAATATTACACAGACAATGTTCTAGAAAGAACACAAGTGGACCTTAGATTCTTGCATAAGAAGTGTACAATATATATCAAGAAATCCAGATAATTACCCTTAGAGCTCTTTTTTTGAGCTTGTTCATCACGGAAAATTGTTTGAGCCTTGCTCTCACAGTCTCACCCAGGTTAACATTTGGAGCCTTCTTGGCATTTTGTAGCCAAGGATGATCTGCAAGTGACAGCATTCGGATAATTGTTTAATTATGAATAAATCTCAGCACATATGAAACACATTAAGCTTATGAAGTAGAACATTACCAAGCACTTCCTGAGCTGTAAGCCGCCGTCTAGGATCAGGGTCCAGCATTTTCTTCACAAGGTCCTTTGCATTATCAGAGACTTTAGGCCAAGGGTCCCTCTTAAAATCAATGACAGAGCGAATAATTGCCTGTGCTACCCCTTGTTCAGTTTctgattgaaaaacaaaatgtacTTCATGAGGATACAACCCaagaaacaaaggaagaagCTACCCTCTTGGGCACACGTGATATGATATCAACCAATAgtagaaaatttgaaacaatttaATAGGGTCATTTTACACTCACCCTTAACTTTACACATAGGCACTCAAACCTAACatgtacatacatacatatatacatacaaacgtaaaaaaatagaacagtCAATAATAGAAACAAACCTGCCCAGAATGGTGGAACACCACAGagtaaaatatacaaaataactCCAGCACTCCAGACATCAACCTCAGGGCCATAATTGCGTTTCAGAACCTCCGGAGCCATGTAATAGGGACTTCCTACAATCTCATTAAATCGCTCACCTGTAGAAAATAAAATCCTTCACGTTCAGTAGATATAACATAAAAAGATACAAAGATGATAATAATACTTAAATATGGAAGTCCTAAAGGAGGGGAGGGGGAATTCACAAACTGATTGACTATATAAAGTGCAATACCAGGTTTGAAGAATACTGACAACCCAAAATCAATTGCCTTCAAGGGAGAAGTCTCCTTCTTGTTTGCAAATAGAAAGTTCTCTGGTTTGAGATCACGATGCATCACTCCATGCTTGTGACACATCTACAAAGAAAATGCATATAAAGATACCAGATTACTAAACATGAAGTAGAACTAAAACAGGAGAATAATTATCCAACAACAGCAAGTACATAGAAATCTTTAAAAGCAGTACAGCCCGAGCCAGAAAATAATTTGGTCCACAATAGGCATATAGAgggaaacacacacacacacacacaaacacaaaggcGGGGAGAGGGACAGTAGATGGCAAggaaaatatatgcaaaaacaGAAAATCTAAGATTCATAAAGTAAAAGCCAATTCATTGCATATTCAACCAATCAGCCTGCAGTACTAAAATGCACCAGTTCATAAAGAAGTTAGAAACCACATACACTTTAGAAGACAATGAAACAGTTAAGAAATGTTTTCTGGCAAGAGGAATAATGTTTTAAGGACAAATGTGAGAGGAATTATGGACAAAACGACGGAATAGTAATTAAACTTGTAACCTGGTTTTAGCCATATAATCATATAACTCTCtagaaaattattcaaaatgatcaattaACAAAGACAGACATGTGACACTGCCTAGACTTGAAAATAGAAAGGGGGGATCAATTAgacaaactatttttttcgaaactTTGAAATCAAAAGGCCAAGTTCAAAATCAACAGCAGGATGAAAACCATAAATGTTATAACACTAGCACATTGTAAAACTGATTCAGATCAGGTGGTACCATACAAGCAAAGCCCAAAATTTAACATGCTACTAAAAGACAGTGCAATATCATAAGCATCAAAATCCATGACAATATCTAACCAAAccaacacaacaaaaaattatttaaattcaacctGAACAACTTCAACAATGGTCTTCATAACAGCTGCAGCTGCACGTTCAGTGTAATGCCCCCTCGCCACAATCCGGTCGAAAAGTTCACCACCCTCACACAATTCCATCACAATGTGAACAGCCTGGTCATCCTCATAGCTATCCTTCAAGGTCACAATATTGGGGTGCTTAGGCAAATGCCTCATAATCTGCACCTCCCTCCTCACATCCTCAATATCCACAGCAGTCCTAAGCTTCTTCTTGGATATGGATTTGCAGGCATACTTTTCACCATTGGACTCATCAGTACACAAGTAAGTGACCCCAAATTCGCCTCGGCCTAGCTCGCGGCCAAGTTCGTAATCAGCTGAGATATCATGGCCTGTTGGATCTTTCAGGACCCAGAGCTTGTTCCCACCTCCAGTTCCGTTGACCGCAGCATAGTCAGCAGAAAATGgattgggtttgtttttttgCTTCCCATTTTGCTTCTGGGAAGTAGTACTAGGGGTTGCACAGCAATTTCCCATGGATCAAAAGCTTCTCAAACTTTCAAATACTCCtcaagtttaatttttgttcttttatgaGATTTCAAGGAGACCCAACAGAGCATAAAGGCATAGCAGCCAGAATCTGAGCaggaaagtaaaaaagaatctGAGATTCATACAAATCATATGGTAAATTTACAAACCGCAATCTCAGCTCAATCTTCtgcctcaaaaaaataaaaagtaaactCTCCAAATATTTAGGaaactattttcaaatttaCTAGAAAACCCATGAATCTTTGATTCTCAGAACATCCACATAATTTTACAGGAGATCCCCCAAATCTATTGAAGATACTagaatttctaaaaaaagaacctatttttattcttcaaaaagaaagagagttacCTGTAACAAAGTGCAAGAAACAATTTTTGCTTCCAATAATCTACAAGGCCCAGATGAAGATTAGGCCAGGATATTAGAGAAGCAAAATCCAGCAAGAAACCATGTGAGATTTTTAAGGTCAAGAGAAGAACAAGATAGATGTTTTTTGAAGCTTTTAAGGCCAAAGAGACTGACTTTGAATAATAAAAacaggaagaggaagaaaaatgaaaagggtTTGGTAAAGAGCTGAATGTGAAAGGATCAATTTCAAGGGGGTGAATgaataagaaagagagagagagtcaaaggCTCAaagctctgtttttttttttggctcagattttctctctctaaaaccctctttctttcttttttctttttttttttctttttttttctctctctctctctctctctctctcttcctgatctaaattataaattttctttcttttcttttggattcAACAATGGAATGAGACAGACAGAAGAACCCTTTTCTCTCTAATTAAGtccctttcctttccttttctttttctttttcttttttttccctttttctacTTCCCAAAAAATATCCAAGCAATCCAGGGCTTTCTTtattttgctttgcttttttaTATGTGTTCACTGTTTTTTctgattttcctttttttttaatatttttttaggtgtgtttttgtttttctttgacaGCAAGAAAGAAAGTTcatgtaaattt
Protein-coding regions in this window:
- the LOC115975384 gene encoding calcium-dependent protein kinase 8-like; protein product: MGNCCATPSTTSQKQNGKQKNKPNPFSADYAAVNGTGGGNKLWVLKDPTGHDISADYELGRELGRGEFGVTYLCTDESNGEKYACKSISKKKLRTAVDIEDVRREVQIMRHLPKHPNIVTLKDSYEDDQAVHIVMELCEGGELFDRIVARGHYTERAAAAVMKTIVEVVQMCHKHGVMHRDLKPENFLFANKKETSPLKAIDFGLSVFFKPGERFNEIVGSPYYMAPEVLKRNYGPEVDVWSAGVILYILLCGVPPFWAETEQGVAQAIIRSVIDFKRDPWPKVSDNAKDLVKKMLDPDPRRRLTAQEVLDHPWLQNAKKAPNVNLGETVRARLKQFSVMNKLKKRALRVIAEHLSVEEVAGIKDAFDMMDTGKRGKINIEELRAGLHKVGQHIPEADLQILMNAADVDGDGALNYGEFVAVSVHLKKMGNDEHIHRAFAFFDKNQSDYIEIEELRDALNDESDTNSEEVINAIMHDVDTDKDGRISYEEFAAMMKAGTDWRKASRQYSRERFNSLSLKLMRDGSLQQPNEGR